In the Vespula vulgaris chromosome 9, iyVesVulg1.1, whole genome shotgun sequence genome, aaagtaaaaaaaatactctgtctttctaacatgctactttattttataataaaatatattataaaaaagttttttacgAGAAACATCTACaaatatactaaaaaaaaatattaatagataacTTAATATACAAATTCGTTTCTGTACAATGTTCGTATTaacatcgatttttttcttggtAATTCCATTTATTTAGCATGGtttgtttttatcaaattttagcATCAGGATACCTCTCCAAAATCATACCCACTCCCTAgaacaatatacatacacaattcGACAATTTGTACGAACGAAGGAGAATttacttaatttattatttgaattcaCCTGTCCGCCGGCAGCACATGCTGCAATTAGCCCAAACTGTTGATCTTCTTTGATAAGCCTGTTGGCAGTATGAGTGACTAAACGGATTCCTGTGGCAGCAAACGGATGACCAATCGAAAGAGATCCGCCCCATGAATTCCACTTTTGAAGTTCTGGAACGCCtactttttcacttttttttaaataacgttGCGCGAACCAATCGGAATCCAAAGCTTTCAGATTGGCTAATATTTGCGCGGCGAAAGCTTCGTGTACTTCCCATACGCCGACATCCTTTATGCTTAACTTTGATCTTTCTAATACCTGTAATTTCACATATGTTATATGTTTACACATTAGGTAAACTTAATAAGTTTATTATGTTGCGCGCATGCTGCATGCATTATCCTATATACCTTGGGAATAGCATATGCGGGACCTAAAAGTAATTGATCAACTGGATCCTGAGATACGTAAGTAAAGTTTCGTAAATATGCTTTCGGCTTGAGACCCAATAAACGAGCTTTTTCCTCTGTCGTTATCAAAGCCGCTGACGCGCCATCAGTTAAAAATGATGCATTGGCTGCAGTAACAGTCCCATACGGTTTGACAAATGCTGGTTTCAATTTAGCCAACTGTTCTGGCGTTGAAACACGTATTCCGTTATCTTTATTTACTACTTCTTCTATACCTGGAACTATACACTTAATGTTATAGCAATATCAAaacgacaatttttttatttctcctacACATACCTTTAATAGGCACTACATCGGAAAAATATCCCAGCGATTGTGCTTGCGCAGCTAACTTGTGGGATCTTAACGCGTActcgtcttcttcctttcgtgtTATTGCGAATGCTGCTGCTAAACGGTCTCCGCTATGTCCCATTGTTTCACCGCTAGAAAATTCTGCCACAGCTGGCAACTAAAGataaatttgtctttttttttttctttttttttttttcttttttaaagatttcaaTGTATGATatagagagaatataaaaaaaagaggtaaTTTTAACTAACATCCGGTACAAAATGTGATGGCCTAATGGACCCTAAAAGAGATAATTTTTGTGCAAGAGTCTTTGCTTTATTGGCTTGCAACATTAAGCTTCTCATAGGACGACTATGTCTTATAGGTATATCTGACATGAATTCAACTCCTCCGGCCACAATGACATCGTAGGTACCACAAGCGATTAAACCCATAGCAGTGGTTATGGCTTGATTACTGCTGATACAAGCCATTGTAATCGTATGTGCCGGTGTATGTTCACTGTAACCTGCGCCTAAAGCTGCTTCACGGCCGATATTTGATGTTTTTATTTCCTGCATTACAGTACCATAACAAATATACTCTACGGCTTCATTAGGAAAacctatttttcttctcaagctcctagaataaaaagaaaattaaataaggaataaaagttataattttcattggtaaataaaaaaaaaaaaatta is a window encoding:
- the LOC127066223 gene encoding trifunctional enzyme subunit beta, mitochondrial isoform X2, with translation MSYDLARHSLLSLRRKIGFPNEAVEYICYGTVMQEIKTSNIGREAALGAGYSEHTPAHTITMACISSNQAITTAMGLIACGTYDVIVAGGVEFMSDIPIRHSRPMRSLMLQANKAKTLAQKLSLLGSIRPSHFVPDLPAVAEFSSGETMGHSGDRLAAAFAITRKEEDEYALRSHKLAAQAQSLGYFSDVVPIKVPGIEEVVNKDNGIRVSTPEQLAKLKPAFVKPYGTVTAANASFLTDGASAALITTEEKARLLGLKPKAYLRNFTYVSQDPVDQLLLGPAYAIPKVLERSKLSIKDVGVWEVHEAFAAQILANLKALDSDWFAQRYLKKSEKVGVPELQKWNSWGGSLSIGHPFAATGIRLVTHTANRLIKEDQQFGLIAACAAGGQGVGMILERYPDAKI
- the LOC127066223 gene encoding trifunctional enzyme subunit beta, mitochondrial isoform X1, whose translation is MLPFIKAVSKIEQGFKVYGVICPRPWGVQINKNYATKYDQTSKNIVFVDGVRTPFLQSGTQYKNLMSYDLARHSLLSLRRKIGFPNEAVEYICYGTVMQEIKTSNIGREAALGAGYSEHTPAHTITMACISSNQAITTAMGLIACGTYDVIVAGGVEFMSDIPIRHSRPMRSLMLQANKAKTLAQKLSLLGSIRPSHFVPDLPAVAEFSSGETMGHSGDRLAAAFAITRKEEDEYALRSHKLAAQAQSLGYFSDVVPIKVPGIEEVVNKDNGIRVSTPEQLAKLKPAFVKPYGTVTAANASFLTDGASAALITTEEKARLLGLKPKAYLRNFTYVSQDPVDQLLLGPAYAIPKVLERSKLSIKDVGVWEVHEAFAAQILANLKALDSDWFAQRYLKKSEKVGVPELQKWNSWGGSLSIGHPFAATGIRLVTHTANRLIKEDQQFGLIAACAAGGQGVGMILERYPDAKI